In Halomarina salina, one DNA window encodes the following:
- a CDS encoding MutS-related protein, which produces MRLEDYWGVGPKTATLLREELGEEAAIRAIEAADGRTLVTAGLPSGRATRILRRVRGGDGMDLLATRDARSVYRDLVSLAESYAVTTYAADRIRVLTPLRSREAVEERLDDVTAAVDSWRALDDETREAVVAAFEAHDDRAGRAAAVETALALRETGVSEGIFAPLADLDGETLREAATALRALEAEGVGEGGDEELDRLREALGQVEDMAADASSVAESVQSSARDPSEFRDAMLREVTGETSVERAAVRDAMPDDAIDTTAFVTETLRTLAADLREQVEERERSVRESLEERVEEGGDAVEVAVETVDDVALEVSLARFAVAFDLRPPTLVEGDALAMRGARNLDLLAADGRVQPVDYAVGDHSLGGDAPSGDRVAVLTGANSGGKTTLLETLCQVALLAHMGLPVPAEECEVGLVDSLVFHRRHASFNAGVLESTLRSVVPPLTTEGRTLMLVDEFEAITEPGSAADLLHGLVTLTVERDALGAYVTHLAEDLEPLPEVARVDGIFAEGLTPDLELEVDYQPRFGTVGRSTPEFIVSRLVAEAGDTSERMGFETLASAVGQEVVQRTLADVRWSGEESD; this is translated from the coding sequence ATGCGACTGGAGGACTACTGGGGCGTGGGGCCGAAGACCGCCACGTTGCTACGCGAGGAACTGGGCGAGGAGGCGGCCATCCGGGCCATCGAGGCCGCGGACGGTCGGACGCTCGTCACCGCGGGCCTGCCGAGCGGTCGGGCCACGCGCATCCTCCGACGCGTCAGGGGCGGCGACGGGATGGACCTGCTCGCGACGCGGGACGCCCGGTCGGTCTACCGGGACCTCGTCTCGCTGGCCGAGTCCTACGCCGTGACGACCTACGCCGCCGACCGCATCCGCGTCCTGACGCCGCTCCGAAGCCGCGAGGCCGTCGAGGAGCGGCTCGACGACGTGACCGCCGCCGTCGACTCCTGGCGAGCGCTGGACGACGAGACGCGCGAGGCGGTCGTCGCGGCGTTCGAGGCCCACGACGACCGGGCCGGGCGTGCGGCGGCCGTCGAGACGGCGCTGGCGCTCCGCGAGACGGGCGTCTCCGAGGGCATCTTCGCGCCGCTGGCCGACCTCGACGGTGAGACGCTCCGGGAGGCCGCGACGGCGCTCCGCGCACTGGAAGCGGAGGGGGTCGGCGAGGGCGGCGACGAGGAACTGGACCGCCTGCGCGAGGCGCTCGGGCAGGTCGAGGACATGGCCGCCGACGCCTCCAGCGTCGCCGAGTCGGTGCAGTCGTCGGCCCGCGACCCCAGCGAGTTCCGCGACGCGATGCTCCGCGAGGTGACCGGCGAGACGAGCGTCGAACGCGCGGCGGTCCGGGACGCGATGCCCGACGACGCCATCGACACCACCGCGTTCGTCACCGAGACGCTGCGGACGCTCGCCGCGGACCTCCGAGAGCAGGTCGAAGAGCGCGAGCGGTCGGTCCGCGAGTCGCTGGAGGAGCGCGTCGAGGAGGGCGGCGACGCCGTCGAGGTGGCCGTCGAGACGGTCGACGACGTGGCGCTGGAGGTGTCGCTCGCGCGGTTCGCCGTCGCGTTCGACCTCCGCCCGCCGACGCTCGTCGAGGGCGACGCGCTGGCGATGCGCGGCGCGCGCAACCTCGACCTGCTGGCGGCCGACGGACGCGTCCAGCCGGTCGACTACGCCGTCGGCGACCACTCGCTCGGCGGCGACGCACCCTCGGGCGACCGCGTGGCGGTCCTGACGGGGGCGAACTCCGGCGGGAAGACGACGCTGCTGGAGACGCTCTGCCAGGTCGCGCTGCTCGCGCACATGGGCCTGCCCGTCCCGGCCGAGGAGTGTGAAGTCGGGTTGGTCGACTCGCTCGTCTTCCACCGCCGCCACGCCTCGTTCAACGCGGGCGTCCTCGAATCGACGCTCCGCTCCGTCGTGCCGCCGCTGACCACCGAGGGTCGGACGCTGATGCTCGTCGACGAGTTCGAGGCCATCACCGAACCGGGCAGCGCCGCCGACCTGCTCCACGGCCTCGTCACGCTCACCGTCGAACGCGACGCCCTCGGCGCGTACGTCACCCACCTCGCGGAGGACCTCGAACCGCTCCCGGAGGTGGCTCGCGTCGACGGCATCTTCGCCGAGGGGCTGACGCCCGACCTCGAACTCGAAGTGGACTACCAGCCGCGGTTCGGCACCGTCGGGCGCTCGACGCCGGAGTTCATCGTCTCCCGCCTCGTCGCCGAGGCCGGCGACACCAGCGAGCGGATGGGGTTCGAGACGCTCGCCTCGGCGGTCGGGCAGGAGGTCGTCCAGCGCACGCTCGCGGACGTGCGGTGGTCGGGCGAGGAGTCGGACTGA
- a CDS encoding mRNA 3'-end processing factor, which translates to MTAVRLRDGVELVMDSGDRVVCDANDPDGDVNVLSHAHGDHLYRNAPDEVICSALTAALARARREDEPHPRTVEDHPFVDLSPAGHIPGSRATLVTDPESGRRILYTGDCSTRERFGMDGLAPPDADVLVVETTYGRPEYEFAPQAELEREIVDFLDDTEGPLLLFGYTLGRAQGLQLLVERSSRTRPYVTEATERVNETIESVERVDYGARRYREDTELGEDDVLVLPSQTSKLTFVDHIVEETGATKVGFSGWATNSSFKFRGGYDETFVLSDHCDFSELVEVVEQVDPETVYTQHGFAEEFADHCVSLGYEAQALKRNQTSLGDF; encoded by the coding sequence GTGACTGCAGTCCGGTTACGCGACGGCGTCGAACTGGTGATGGACTCCGGCGACCGCGTCGTCTGCGACGCGAACGACCCCGACGGCGACGTGAACGTCCTGAGCCACGCCCACGGCGACCACCTCTACCGGAACGCACCCGACGAGGTGATCTGCTCGGCCCTCACCGCGGCGCTCGCCCGCGCCCGCCGCGAGGACGAGCCCCATCCCAGAACGGTCGAGGACCACCCGTTCGTCGACCTCTCCCCGGCGGGCCACATCCCCGGCTCTCGGGCGACGCTCGTCACCGACCCCGAGAGCGGTCGGCGAATACTCTACACCGGCGACTGCTCGACGCGCGAACGGTTCGGGATGGACGGCCTCGCGCCGCCCGACGCCGACGTGCTGGTCGTCGAGACGACCTACGGGCGACCGGAGTACGAGTTCGCGCCGCAGGCCGAACTGGAGCGAGAGATCGTCGACTTCCTCGACGACACCGAGGGACCGCTGCTCCTATTCGGCTACACGCTGGGGCGGGCGCAGGGGCTCCAGTTGCTCGTCGAGCGCTCCTCGCGGACGCGCCCCTACGTCACCGAGGCGACCGAGCGCGTCAACGAGACCATCGAGTCCGTCGAGCGCGTCGACTACGGCGCTCGGCGCTACCGGGAGGACACCGAACTCGGCGAGGACGACGTGCTCGTCCTCCCCTCGCAGACGAGCAAGCTGACGTTCGTCGACCACATCGTCGAGGAGACCGGTGCGACGAAGGTGGGCTTCTCCGGGTGGGCGACGAACTCCTCGTTCAAGTTCCGCGGGGGCTACGACGAGACGTTCGTGCTCTCGGACCACTGCGACTTCTCGGAACTCGTCGAGGTGGTCGAGCAGGTCGACCCCGAGACGGTGTACACCCAGCACGGCTTCGCCGAGGAGTTCGCGGACCACTGCGTCTCGCTGGGCTACGAGGCACAGGCGCTGAAGCGCAACCAGACGTCGCTCGGCGACTTCTGA